The Streptomyces laurentii genome contains a region encoding:
- a CDS encoding ABC transporter ATP-binding protein (ABC transporter ATP-binding protein [Streptomyces albus J1074];~ABC transporter signature motif;~ABCF_EF-3 Elongation factor 3 (EF-3) is a cytosolic protein required by fungal ribosomes for in vitro protein synthesis and for in vivo growth. EF-3 stimulates the binding of the EF-1: GTP: aa-tRNA ternary complex to the ribosomal A site by facilitated...; cd03221;~ATP binding site [chemical binding];~ATPase components of ABC transporters with duplicated ATPase domains [General function prediction only]; COG0488;~D-loop;~H-loop/switch region;~P-loop containing Nucleoside Triphosphate Hydrolases; cl09099;~Q-loop/lid;~Walker A/P-loop;~Walker B;~identified by MetaGeneAnnotator; putative), translating into MLKSAAAEVVGFVVPPFPVCLGQGTLFCPQYLRGLTMSDAAVVCSNLSFSWPDDTPVFHDLTFSMPSGRTGLVAPNGSGKSTLLKLIAGELRPATGTVTVDGTLGYLPQSLPLTGNLTVGEVLGIADVIRALDAVESGDVDEKHFTTIGDDWDIEERTRAQLDRLGLAGLPLDRSLSTLSGGQVVSLGLAAQLLKRPDVLLLDEPTNNLDLEARHKLYDVLSDFNGSLLLVSHDRALLDRMERIAELGSDELRLYGGNFTAYEEAVRAEQEVAEKNVRNAEQELKREKREMQQARERAERRASNAAKNLKNAGLPRIFAGNMKRGAQESAGRSGQMHASRVSEAKARLDEAGRALRDEQRLTLELPDTKVPAGRTLFLGEGMQVRLGDEDVFAAGGLDLTVRGPERIALTGPNGAGKTTLMRLITGELAPSDGEIKRSEGRIAYLSQRLDLLDLDRTVAENFAAFAPERPEAERMNLLARFLFRGARAHLPVGVLSGGERLRATLACVLCAEPAPQLLLLDEPTNNLDLVSAGQLESALDSYQGAFMVVSHDERFLAEIGVDRWLRLADGKLTETGAPAV; encoded by the coding sequence GTGCTGAAGAGCGCCGCCGCCGAAGTGGTCGGCTTCGTCGTACCACCTTTCCCCGTCTGCCTTGGGCAGGGGACTCTCTTCTGCCCTCAGTACCTCCGAGGTCTCACCATGTCCGACGCCGCCGTCGTCTGCTCGAACCTTTCGTTCTCCTGGCCCGACGACACCCCCGTCTTCCACGACCTGACCTTCAGCATGCCCTCCGGCCGTACGGGTTTGGTCGCCCCCAACGGCTCCGGCAAGTCCACCCTGCTCAAGCTGATCGCCGGTGAACTCCGGCCCGCCACCGGCACGGTGACCGTCGACGGCACGCTCGGCTACCTTCCGCAGAGCCTGCCCCTGACCGGGAATCTCACGGTCGGCGAGGTGCTCGGCATCGCCGACGTGATCCGCGCCCTGGACGCCGTCGAGTCCGGCGATGTCGACGAGAAGCACTTCACCACCATCGGTGACGACTGGGACATCGAGGAGCGCACCCGCGCCCAGCTCGACCGTCTGGGCCTGGCCGGTCTCCCCCTGGACCGCAGCCTGAGCACGCTCAGCGGCGGCCAGGTCGTGTCCCTCGGCCTCGCCGCCCAGCTGCTCAAGCGCCCCGATGTCCTGCTGCTCGACGAACCGACCAACAACCTCGACCTGGAGGCCCGGCACAAGCTGTACGACGTCCTGTCGGACTTCAACGGCTCCCTGCTCCTGGTCAGTCACGACCGCGCGCTGCTCGACCGGATGGAGCGCATCGCCGAGCTCGGCAGCGACGAACTGCGGCTGTACGGAGGCAACTTCACCGCGTACGAGGAGGCCGTCCGCGCCGAGCAGGAGGTCGCCGAGAAGAACGTGCGCAATGCCGAGCAGGAGCTGAAGCGCGAGAAGCGGGAGATGCAGCAGGCCCGCGAGCGCGCGGAGCGCCGCGCGAGCAACGCGGCCAAGAACCTCAAGAACGCCGGTCTGCCCCGTATCTTCGCGGGCAACATGAAGCGGGGCGCGCAGGAGTCCGCGGGCCGGTCCGGGCAGATGCACGCCTCCCGGGTCAGCGAGGCCAAAGCCCGCCTGGACGAGGCCGGGCGCGCGCTGCGCGACGAGCAGCGCCTCACCCTGGAGCTGCCCGACACCAAGGTGCCCGCCGGCCGCACCCTGTTCCTCGGCGAGGGGATGCAGGTACGTCTCGGCGACGAGGACGTGTTCGCCGCGGGCGGTCTCGATCTGACCGTCCGCGGCCCGGAGCGCATCGCGCTCACCGGCCCCAACGGCGCCGGAAAGACCACCCTGATGCGGCTGATCACCGGCGAACTCGCCCCGAGCGACGGGGAGATCAAGCGCAGCGAGGGCCGGATCGCCTATCTGTCCCAGCGGTTGGACCTGCTGGACCTGGACCGTACGGTGGCGGAGAACTTCGCCGCGTTCGCCCCGGAGCGGCCGGAGGCCGAGCGGATGAACCTGCTCGCCCGCTTCCTCTTCCGCGGTGCCCGCGCCCATCTGCCGGTCGGGGTGCTCTCCGGCGGCGAGCGGCTGCGCGCCACCCTGGCCTGTGTGCTGTGCGCCGAACCGGCCCCGCAGCTCCTGCTGCTCGACGAGCCGACCAACAACCTCGACCTGGTCAGCGCCGGCCAGCTGGAGAGCGCGCTCGATTCCTACCAGGGTGCCTTCATGGTGGTCAGCCACGACGAGCGGTTCCTCGCCGAGATCGGGGTCGACCGCTGGCTGCGGCTGGCCGACGGGAAGCTGACGGAGACCGGGGCGCCCGCGGTGTGA
- a CDS encoding hypothetical protein (identified by MetaGeneAnnotator; putative;~sequence version:1), with protein sequence MRTEAPNGDGAHLRGMSPLRRLSRRIRVPRVRWTSALGTACYPVRDIDLFIEESQTWWVTTTSPGEIRT encoded by the coding sequence GTGCGGACCGAAGCGCCGAACGGGGACGGGGCACACCTCCGCGGCATGTCACCCCTCCGCCGCCTCAGCAGACGCATACGTGTGCCCCGCGTCCGATGGACGTCGGCACTCGGAACGGCCTGCTACCCTGTGCGGGACATCGACCTTTTCATCGAGGAGTCGCAGACATGGTGGGTGACGACGACATCTCCGGGTGAGATCCGGACCTGA
- a CDS encoding choline dehydrogenase (GMC oxidoreductase; pfam05199;~choline dehydrogenase [Streptomyces hygroscopicus subsp. jinggangensis TL01];~choline dehydrogenase; Validated;~identified by MetaGeneAnnotator; putative;~ubiquinone biosynthesis hydroxylase family protein;Provisional; cl17314), which translates to MDPERTEGRLYDVIVVGGGSAGCVLAARLTEDPGVRVLLLEAGAGTADLPEAVSDPPAWLTLGETHANWGDTTVPQDDGSSRPGSGPRVILPRGRGLGGSSSINAMVFARGHRTSYDTWGEHGAKGWTFDDLLPYFQRTETAVSGAPGRGTSGPLTVAPMAEPNEILLALLDGAVETGQRRAHDISGGLEEGFAPVDLNIVDGHRQSAADAYLAPALGRRGLDVVTGATAHRLLFEGRRCVGVEYGVRERVFRVRAAREVVLSAGSIGSAQLLLRSGIGPGQELREAGVEVFHELPGVGRNLHDHPLLTVVHSARRTVPPGRGNHGEIIGLLRSKPELDGPDLQFILIDFPFPPPEIPVENGFAIGISPIRPFSRGTLRISSADPYARPVLDPGYFTDERDIQATLSGIRTAREIARSSALAPWGPEEVVPGPDVTDAASLTAYARTAYTSYCHPIGTCALGEDEASVVDSALRVRGLEGLRVADGSVIPSIPSNNTNATVYAIAERAAALIRGEA; encoded by the coding sequence GTGGACCCGGAGCGCACGGAAGGCCGGCTCTACGACGTGATCGTCGTCGGCGGCGGCTCCGCCGGCTGCGTCCTCGCCGCCCGGCTCACCGAGGACCCGGGCGTCCGCGTCCTGCTCCTGGAGGCGGGGGCCGGCACGGCCGATCTCCCGGAGGCCGTATCCGATCCCCCCGCCTGGCTCACCCTGGGCGAGACACACGCGAACTGGGGCGACACGACCGTCCCGCAGGACGACGGATCCTCTCGCCCGGGCTCCGGCCCCCGCGTCATCCTGCCGCGCGGCAGGGGGCTGGGCGGCTCGTCGTCCATCAACGCGATGGTCTTCGCCCGCGGCCACCGGACCAGCTACGACACCTGGGGCGAACACGGCGCCAAGGGCTGGACCTTCGACGATCTGCTGCCCTACTTCCAGCGCACCGAGACGGCCGTCAGCGGCGCTCCCGGCCGCGGTACCTCGGGCCCGCTCACCGTCGCCCCGATGGCCGAGCCCAACGAGATCCTGCTCGCCCTGCTCGACGGCGCCGTCGAGACCGGACAGCGCCGCGCCCACGACATCAGCGGCGGTCTGGAGGAGGGCTTCGCCCCCGTCGACCTCAACATCGTCGACGGCCACCGTCAGAGCGCCGCCGACGCCTACCTCGCCCCGGCGCTGGGCCGGCGCGGCCTCGACGTCGTCACGGGAGCCACCGCGCACCGGCTGCTCTTCGAGGGCCGGCGCTGCGTCGGAGTCGAATACGGCGTCCGTGAAAGGGTGTTCCGGGTACGGGCCGCACGCGAGGTCGTCCTGTCGGCCGGCTCCATCGGGTCCGCCCAGCTCCTGCTCCGCTCGGGCATCGGCCCCGGGCAGGAACTGCGCGAGGCGGGGGTTGAGGTGTTCCACGAACTCCCGGGCGTGGGCCGCAATCTGCACGACCATCCCCTCCTCACCGTCGTCCACAGCGCCCGCCGCACGGTGCCCCCGGGCCGCGGCAACCACGGCGAGATCATCGGCTTGCTGCGCAGCAAGCCCGAACTCGACGGCCCGGACCTCCAGTTCATCCTCATCGACTTCCCTTTCCCGCCCCCGGAGATCCCGGTGGAGAACGGCTTCGCCATCGGAATCTCGCCCATCCGGCCGTTCAGCCGCGGCACGCTGCGGATCAGCTCGGCCGATCCGTACGCGCGGCCGGTGCTCGACCCGGGCTACTTCACCGACGAGCGGGACATCCAGGCCACGCTGTCCGGCATCCGCACGGCGCGGGAGATCGCCCGCTCCTCGGCGCTCGCGCCCTGGGGCCCCGAGGAAGTCGTCCCCGGGCCGGACGTCACGGACGCCGCCTCCCTGACCGCCTACGCGCGCACGGCGTACACGTCCTACTGCCACCCCATCGGCACCTGCGCGCTGGGCGAGGACGAGGCCTCCGTCGTGGACTCCGCGCTGCGGGTCCGCGGGCTCGAAGGGCTGCGCGTCGCGGACGGTTCCGTCATCCCCTCGATCCCGTCCAACAACACCAACGCGACCGTCTACGCCATCGCCGAACGCGCCGCCGCGCTGATCCGCGGCGAGGCCTGA
- a CDS encoding helix-turn-helix domain, rpiR family protein (identified by MetaGeneAnnotator; putative;~sequence version:1) produces MRRWRVLVAGGVPAPSGGAVGMPAGTPRVSGLITGVPPEREQDIDAWGGRRRSAAVYANGPHAPVCEIPSNEVRGGPSDRTAGDAGARHDDVRPRGG; encoded by the coding sequence ATGCGGCGGTGGCGCGTTCTCGTGGCGGGCGGTGTGCCGGCACCGAGCGGCGGGGCCGTCGGCATGCCGGCCGGGACGCCTCGCGTGTCCGGCCTGATCACGGGGGTCCCCCCTGAGCGGGAGCAGGACATCGACGCCTGGGGAGGCCGGCGGCGATCGGCGGCCGTATACGCGAACGGCCCGCACGCGCCGGTGTGCGAGATTCCCTCGAACGAGGTACGAGGCGGGCCGTCCGACCGCACGGCGGGTGATGCCGGTGCGCGTCACGATGACGTTCGGCCGCGCGGCGGGTAG
- a CDS encoding cytochrome P450 (Cytochrome P450 [Secondary metabolites biosynthesis,transport, and catabolism]; cl12078;~cytochrome P450 [Streptomyces clavuligerus ATCC27064];~identified by MetaGeneAnnotator; putative): MRIPGPERQEDGGLSAIAAVGGLHRYQLLLHEEYGPVVRFQLPGADAAVSVADPVLLEATAHLDKRPEALFAFLDPLCEAGNLQVLPTGEHTPWRRLLLSVFAGRPSHERHFAGFTESARELADRWAETVEDEEVELQKELTALSLRMIGGFALGGGGGDGEAGGEEEGGADRVVVAFEEVLTEHLGRLYQVPRTDPHAAERAEAALAYLRGRVDRVVAAHRSDGRTGRSDLIGALVEAGESPARIRDTVMMTLLAAHHTTGVAVSWTLRLLGRHSDVADRVVAELDRVLGDRAAPDYGDLRRLPYLDRVLKESMRLFPPGPYGARETDEDLALGPYEIPAGTTVFYPFWAVHLNPAYWPDPERFDPERFTPREVARRPRLAYIPFGIGPRSCEGAALATVEAQLILAVLLKRLRFRPVPGHEVTPVERFVLWARDGIRMTVRPRRA; the protein is encoded by the coding sequence ATGCGCATCCCCGGTCCCGAGCGCCAGGAGGACGGCGGGCTGAGCGCGATCGCGGCCGTGGGCGGGCTGCACCGGTACCAGTTGCTCCTGCACGAGGAGTACGGTCCCGTCGTCCGCTTCCAGCTGCCGGGCGCCGACGCGGCCGTGTCGGTCGCCGACCCCGTACTCCTGGAGGCCACGGCGCACCTCGACAAGCGGCCCGAGGCGCTGTTCGCGTTCCTGGACCCGCTGTGCGAGGCGGGCAACCTACAGGTGCTTCCCACCGGTGAACACACCCCCTGGCGCAGGCTGCTGCTCTCGGTGTTCGCCGGACGCCCGTCCCACGAGCGGCACTTCGCGGGCTTCACAGAGTCGGCGCGGGAACTCGCGGACCGGTGGGCCGAGACAGTGGAGGATGAAGAGGTCGAACTGCAGAAGGAGTTGACCGCGCTGTCGCTGCGCATGATCGGCGGGTTCGCCCTCGGCGGCGGTGGCGGCGACGGCGAGGCGGGCGGCGAGGAGGAAGGGGGCGCGGACCGTGTCGTCGTGGCGTTCGAGGAGGTGCTCACCGAGCACCTGGGGCGCCTCTATCAGGTGCCGCGGACCGACCCGCACGCGGCGGAGCGCGCCGAGGCGGCCCTCGCGTATCTACGGGGGAGGGTCGACCGCGTGGTGGCGGCGCACCGCTCGGACGGGCGTACCGGCCGCAGCGACCTGATCGGCGCGCTCGTCGAGGCCGGGGAGAGCCCGGCGCGGATCCGGGACACCGTGATGATGACGCTGCTCGCGGCGCACCACACCACCGGCGTCGCCGTCTCGTGGACGCTGCGTCTGCTGGGCCGCCATTCCGACGTCGCCGACCGTGTCGTTGCCGAACTGGACCGGGTGCTCGGCGACCGCGCCGCGCCCGACTACGGCGACCTGCGGCGGCTCCCGTATCTCGACCGGGTGCTCAAGGAGTCGATGCGGCTGTTCCCGCCCGGTCCGTACGGAGCGCGCGAGACGGACGAGGACCTGGCCTTGGGCCCGTACGAGATCCCCGCGGGAACGACGGTGTTCTATCCCTTCTGGGCGGTGCACCTGAACCCCGCCTACTGGCCCGACCCGGAGCGCTTCGACCCCGAACGGTTCACCCCGCGGGAGGTGGCGCGGCGCCCGAGGCTCGCGTACATCCCCTTCGGCATCGGACCGCGCAGCTGCGAGGGCGCCGCCCTGGCCACGGTCGAGGCCCAGCTCATCCTGGCCGTCCTCCTCAAACGCCTGCGCTTCCGGCCGGTGCCGGGACACGAGGTGACACCGGTGGAACGGTTCGTGCTGTGGGCGCGGGACGGCATCCGGATGACGGTGCGCCCGAGGCGCGCGTAG
- a CDS encoding muramoyl-pentapeptide carboxypeptidase (Peptidase M15; pfam08291;~Putative peptidoglycan binding domain; pfam01471;~identified by MetaGeneAnnotator; putative;~muramoyl-pentapeptide carboxypeptidase [Streptomyces griseus subsp. griseus NBRC13350]): protein MHRSTAQSRPVRLLLSFVMLLSSVVVGVVATAGPAQADGCYTWSRTLSQGASGADVTALQIRVAGYPGYGSVLAVDGSYGPATAAAVKRFQSAYGLAADGVAGPATFSKIYALQDDDCTPIHFSYAELNQCNSTWAGGAVSAATAKSNALRTMWKLEALRHALGDQSIRVTSGFRSQACNSAVGGASASRHLYGDAADLGAGPHALCTLDKQARNHGFNGILGPGYPGHDDHAHVDHRPSRFWSAPNCGI, encoded by the coding sequence ATGCACAGATCCACCGCTCAGTCCCGCCCCGTACGCCTGCTCCTGTCGTTCGTGATGTTGCTGTCGTCCGTGGTCGTGGGTGTGGTGGCGACCGCGGGCCCCGCGCAGGCGGACGGCTGCTACACCTGGTCGCGCACCCTCTCGCAGGGGGCGTCCGGTGCCGATGTGACGGCCCTGCAGATCCGCGTGGCCGGATACCCCGGCTACGGTTCCGTGCTGGCCGTCGACGGTTCCTACGGACCCGCCACCGCCGCCGCGGTGAAGCGCTTCCAGTCGGCCTACGGCCTGGCCGCCGACGGTGTCGCGGGTCCCGCCACCTTCAGCAAGATCTACGCGCTCCAGGACGACGACTGCACCCCGATCCACTTCTCGTACGCCGAGCTGAACCAGTGCAACTCGACCTGGGCGGGCGGCGCCGTCAGCGCGGCCACGGCCAAGTCCAACGCCCTGCGCACCATGTGGAAGCTGGAGGCGCTCCGGCACGCCCTCGGCGACCAGTCGATCCGGGTCACCAGCGGCTTCCGCAGCCAGGCGTGCAACAGCGCCGTCGGCGGAGCCTCGGCGAGCCGGCACCTGTACGGTGACGCCGCGGACCTCGGCGCCGGCCCGCACGCGCTGTGCACCCTGGACAAGCAGGCGCGCAACCACGGCTTCAACGGCATCCTCGGCCCGGGCTACCCCGGCCACGACGATCACGCGCACGTCGACCACCGGCCCAGTCGGTTCTGGTCGGCTCCCAACTGCGGTATCTGA
- a CDS encoding hypothetical protein (3' partial;~Helix-turn-helix domains; cl00088;~identified by MetaGeneAnnotator; putative;~transcriptional regulator, partial [Streptomyces lividans TK24]), producing the protein MRADARRNYERLLAEARRAFDEHGIHTSLDDIAKQAGLGNATLYRHFPTREALLETVLRDSIAELGSTAQELFAAESPGDALATWVRAAVAHATTYRGLVTALMHSLKDETSELNEACTSMQSSGQQLLERAQRAREVRADLSPTQLFALIAAAAWTRENAPDEADQVLTVLVDGLWPPHH; encoded by the coding sequence ATGCGCGCTGACGCCCGCCGCAACTACGAGCGACTCCTGGCCGAGGCCCGGCGGGCCTTCGACGAGCACGGCATCCACACCTCGCTCGACGACATCGCCAAGCAGGCGGGCCTCGGCAACGCCACGCTCTACCGCCACTTCCCCACCCGGGAAGCCCTGCTGGAGACGGTCCTCCGCGACAGCATCGCGGAACTCGGGTCGACTGCCCAGGAGTTGTTCGCCGCCGAGTCGCCCGGCGACGCCCTCGCCACCTGGGTCCGGGCGGCGGTGGCCCACGCCACCACGTACCGGGGTCTCGTCACCGCGCTCATGCACAGTCTCAAGGACGAGACCTCCGAACTGAACGAGGCCTGCACGTCGATGCAGTCGTCCGGCCAACAGTTGCTGGAACGGGCCCAGCGGGCCCGCGAGGTACGCGCCGATCTCTCGCCCACCCAGCTGTTCGCCCTGATCGCCGCGGCGGCCTGGACCCGCGAGAACGCGCCCGACGAGGCCGATCAGGTACTGACCGTCCTCGTCGACGGCCTCTGGCCGCCGCACCACTGA
- a CDS encoding major facilitator transporter (KEGG: rfr:Rfer_2443 major facilitator transporter;~Major Facilitator Superfamily; pfam07690;~The Major Facilitator Superfamily (MFS) isa large and diverse group of secondary transporters that includes uniporters, symporters, and antiporters. MFS proteins facilitate the transport across cytoplasmic or internal membranes of a variety of...; cd06174;~identified by MetaGeneAnnotator; putative;~major facilitator transporter [Streptosporangium roseum DSM43021];~putative substrate translocation pore) has translation MSEETVPRTASRHDTPTAPGPAKAASRRGNRMVLALVLTLQTMLILDVNVVNIALPDLKAALGFSATGASWVLSSYLLAFGGLLLLGGRAGDVLGHRRGLMTGVAVFTAASLLGGLAGSAATLLAARALQGVGAALAAPTVLALIATHFPDEKARARALGLYAAVSGSGAAIGLVGGGLLTDWLSWRWVLFVNVPIGIALLIAAPVFLHETTRKPARFDLGGALTSTAGMSALVYGFIRAAESGWADPLTLTSFALAAVLLAVFVVVESRAEQPITPLRLLADRNRATGYLALLFVMAAGNAMFFFLTQFLQEVLGFTPIQAGLAFVPLALLILGASSVAARMLPRTGPRLLTAAGAAAISAGLVWFTRLTPEADYLSALLGPLLVAGLGMGTLLVGVTTVLMSGIAPKETGAASGLLNVMQQTGGALGLALMVTVFGAAARDAAEEVPAGLGTKAAADFVLTEGVTTAFAWGAGFTALTVLLTLLMRPAPVGHAGARAEAEGPE, from the coding sequence ATGAGCGAAGAGACCGTCCCGCGCACCGCCTCCCGGCACGACACCCCCACCGCCCCCGGTCCCGCGAAGGCGGCGAGCCGGCGGGGGAACCGCATGGTGCTCGCCCTCGTGCTCACCCTCCAGACGATGCTCATCCTCGACGTGAACGTGGTGAACATCGCCCTGCCCGACCTCAAGGCCGCGCTCGGCTTCAGCGCGACCGGCGCCTCCTGGGTCCTCAGCTCCTATCTGCTGGCCTTCGGTGGTCTGCTCCTGCTCGGCGGCCGCGCCGGTGACGTCCTCGGACACCGCCGTGGCCTGATGACCGGCGTCGCGGTGTTCACCGCCGCCTCCCTGCTCGGCGGTCTGGCGGGCTCGGCCGCGACCCTGCTCGCGGCCCGCGCGCTGCAGGGCGTCGGCGCCGCCCTGGCCGCTCCCACCGTGCTCGCGCTGATCGCGACCCACTTCCCCGACGAGAAGGCCCGGGCGCGCGCGCTGGGCCTGTACGCGGCGGTGTCCGGCTCCGGCGCGGCCATCGGGCTCGTCGGCGGCGGCCTGCTGACGGACTGGCTGTCCTGGCGCTGGGTACTGTTCGTGAACGTGCCGATCGGCATCGCGCTGCTGATCGCCGCCCCCGTGTTCCTCCACGAGACCACGCGCAAGCCCGCCCGATTCGACCTCGGCGGCGCGCTCACCTCGACCGCGGGGATGAGCGCCCTGGTGTACGGATTCATCCGGGCCGCCGAGAGCGGCTGGGCCGACCCACTGACCCTGACGTCCTTCGCCCTCGCCGCCGTCCTGCTCGCGGTCTTCGTCGTCGTGGAGAGCCGCGCCGAGCAGCCGATCACTCCGCTGCGCCTGCTCGCGGACCGCAACCGCGCGACCGGCTATCTCGCGCTGCTGTTCGTCATGGCGGCCGGCAACGCGATGTTCTTCTTCCTCACCCAGTTCCTCCAGGAGGTGCTCGGCTTCACGCCGATCCAGGCGGGCCTGGCCTTCGTCCCCCTGGCCCTGCTCATCCTCGGCGCCTCCAGCGTCGCCGCCAGGATGCTGCCCAGGACCGGGCCGCGCCTGCTGACCGCGGCCGGAGCCGCCGCGATCAGCGCCGGGCTGGTCTGGTTCACCCGGCTCACCCCCGAGGCCGACTACCTCTCCGCCCTGCTCGGCCCTCTGCTCGTCGCCGGTCTCGGCATGGGCACCCTGCTCGTCGGGGTCACCACCGTCCTCATGTCCGGCATCGCGCCGAAGGAGACGGGCGCCGCGTCCGGGCTGCTGAACGTGATGCAGCAGACGGGCGGCGCGCTGGGACTCGCCCTCATGGTCACCGTCTTCGGCGCTGCCGCGCGCGACGCGGCCGAGGAGGTGCCGGCCGGACTCGGCACCAAGGCCGCCGCGGACTTCGTCCTCACCGAGGGCGTCACCACCGCCTTCGCCTGGGGTGCCGGCTTCACCGCCCTCACCGTCCTGCTCACCCTGCTGATGCGCCCGGCCCCGGTCGGCCACGCCGGGGCGAGGGCCGAGGCGGAGGGTCCGGAGTGA